Proteins co-encoded in one Bacillota bacterium genomic window:
- a CDS encoding FAD-dependent oxidoreductase, whose translation MPSVCYDVVVVGGGPAGLAAACSAMEAGASSVVIVERDAELGGILRQCVHTGFGLRIFREDLTGPEYAERWIERVRELGVEQRTGAFALSLNADGRVKVVSATRGVEEIRGKAIVLAMGCREKTRGALAIPGTRPSGVWTAGTAQRLINVEGYLPGRRIVIAGSGDVGLIMARRLHLEGAEVQGVIEIAPFPGGLMRNVVQCLEDYRIPLLLSHAITEIGGRRRVEWVKVAGVGPDLRPARQLERVIECDTVLLSVGLIPENELSREAGIAIDPKTGGAVVTQYMETSLPGVFACGNVVHVNDLVDNVSDEAIVAGREAAAFACRRSARVGRWIDVKGGDRVRSVVPQRVSSAGVNTVTLDLRVTEVIDHAVVEVATNDRVLATHKRRRVRPGEMVRIPLAASHIDSVPFECGSIRVSVAHSRAQGGPVGSGN comes from the coding sequence ATGCCGTCTGTCTGTTACGACGTCGTCGTGGTGGGTGGCGGCCCGGCGGGCCTTGCGGCGGCGTGTTCCGCGATGGAAGCGGGAGCCTCGTCGGTGGTCATCGTGGAGCGGGACGCCGAACTTGGGGGGATTCTTCGGCAGTGCGTACATACCGGCTTCGGCCTGCGGATCTTCAGAGAGGACCTCACCGGACCGGAGTACGCGGAGCGCTGGATAGAGCGGGTACGTGAGCTTGGCGTGGAGCAGCGTACCGGCGCGTTTGCCCTGTCTCTCAACGCGGACGGGCGGGTCAAGGTGGTGAGCGCCACGCGCGGGGTCGAGGAAATCCGGGGCAAGGCGATCGTTCTTGCCATGGGGTGCAGGGAGAAGACTCGTGGCGCCCTGGCGATCCCGGGCACAAGGCCGTCGGGCGTGTGGACTGCCGGAACCGCCCAGCGACTCATCAACGTAGAGGGCTATCTCCCCGGGAGGCGGATCGTGATAGCCGGCTCCGGCGACGTCGGGCTGATCATGGCGAGGCGCCTGCACCTTGAGGGTGCGGAAGTGCAAGGGGTTATAGAAATCGCTCCGTTCCCCGGTGGACTCATGCGTAACGTCGTCCAGTGCCTCGAGGACTACCGGATCCCTCTTCTCCTCTCGCACGCCATAACCGAGATCGGGGGCCGCAGGCGAGTTGAATGGGTGAAAGTGGCCGGGGTAGGGCCGGACCTGAGACCAGCTCGTCAACTTGAGCGAGTGATCGAGTGCGACACCGTGCTCCTTTCAGTTGGGTTGATCCCCGAGAACGAGCTCAGCCGCGAGGCGGGCATAGCGATTGACCCGAAGACGGGGGGGGCCGTTGTCACACAATACATGGAGACGTCTTTGCCGGGCGTGTTCGCCTGCGGCAACGTCGTCCACGTCAACGACCTGGTGGATAACGTCAGCGACGAGGCGATCGTGGCCGGGCGCGAGGCCGCCGCGTTTGCGTGCCGGCGCAGCGCGAGAGTTGGCCGCTGGATCGACGTGAAAGGCGGCGACCGCGTCAGGAGTGTCGTCCCCCAGCGGGTGTCGAGCGCCGGAGTGAACACCGTCACCCTGGACCTGAGGGTCACAGAGGTGATCGACCACGCCGTCGTCGAGGTCGCTACTAATGACAGGGTACTGGCCACGCACAAACGCAGGAGGGTTCGCCCCGGCGAGATGGTCAGGATCCCGCTCGCGGCCTCGCACATTGACAGCGTGCCGTTTGAGTGCGGCTCGATCAGGGTTTCAGTCGCGCACAGTCGCGCACAGGGAGGGCCTGTAGGCAGTGGAAACTAG
- the secG gene encoding preprotein translocase subunit SecG, with translation MLRSALLVVHVIISLGLIAAVLLQQGKSAGLGVIGGGAEALFGKKKGLDELLGKVATALAALFIVSSILLSMVHA, from the coding sequence GTGCTGCGAAGCGCCCTTCTAGTTGTGCACGTGATCATTTCCCTCGGACTTATAGCGGCTGTGCTGCTCCAGCAGGGCAAGTCGGCGGGCCTTGGCGTGATTGGCGGAGGGGCGGAGGCCTTGTTCGGCAAGAAGAAGGGCCTCGACGAACTCCTTGGGAAGGTGGCCACGGCGCTTGCCGCACTGTTCATAGTGTCGTCGATCTTGCTCAGCATGGTTCACGCGTAA
- the eno gene encoding phosphopyruvate hydratase, with translation MSSIIDILAREVLDSRGNPTVEVEVILEDGATGVAIVPSGASTGTYEAVELRDGDRGRYLGKGVLKAVRNVEDVIAPAILGWDALDQVGIDAKMLELDGTPNKGNLGANAILGVSLACAKAAAEYLGLPLYRYIGGPNARTLPVPMMNVLNGGKHADNNLDLQEFMVAPAGAPSFAEGLRMGAEVFHNLKSVLKSKGLNTAVGDEGGFAPLLKSNEEPLELLVQAIEKAGYKPGKDAFVAMDPAASEFYRDGKYVLKADGLALDAQGMIDLYRKWLDAYPIVLLEDGLAEDDWEGWTAMTAQLGDRVELVGDDLYVTSKERLAEGIRRKATNAILIKVNQVGSLTETLETVETAKKAGYRFMVSHRSGETEDTTISDLAVALGGGQLKTGAPSRTERVAKYNRLLRIEEDLGKSARYAGLDAFKG, from the coding sequence ATGAGCTCGATAATCGACATCCTGGCCCGCGAGGTGCTCGACTCTCGCGGCAATCCCACCGTGGAGGTGGAGGTAATCCTTGAAGACGGCGCGACGGGAGTCGCCATAGTCCCGTCCGGGGCGTCAACCGGGACATACGAGGCCGTCGAACTCAGGGACGGCGACAGGGGCAGGTATCTTGGCAAGGGCGTTCTCAAAGCGGTCAGAAACGTGGAGGATGTCATAGCTCCGGCGATCCTCGGATGGGACGCTCTGGACCAGGTCGGGATCGATGCGAAGATGCTCGAGCTCGACGGCACCCCGAACAAGGGGAACCTGGGCGCGAACGCCATACTGGGGGTGTCCCTCGCGTGCGCGAAGGCCGCCGCCGAGTACCTGGGCCTCCCCCTGTACAGGTACATAGGTGGACCCAACGCCCGCACGCTGCCCGTGCCCATGATGAACGTACTCAACGGCGGAAAGCACGCCGACAATAACCTGGACCTCCAGGAGTTCATGGTAGCGCCGGCGGGAGCCCCGTCGTTCGCCGAGGGCCTGAGGATGGGCGCCGAGGTGTTCCACAATCTCAAGTCGGTGCTGAAGTCGAAGGGCCTCAACACCGCTGTCGGTGACGAGGGAGGGTTCGCGCCGTTACTGAAATCTAACGAGGAGCCACTCGAACTCCTGGTGCAGGCCATTGAGAAAGCCGGATACAAGCCTGGCAAGGACGCGTTCGTGGCCATGGACCCTGCGGCGTCCGAATTCTACCGGGACGGGAAATACGTACTCAAAGCGGACGGATTGGCGCTCGATGCCCAGGGCATGATCGACCTCTACCGCAAGTGGCTTGATGCATACCCGATCGTCTTGCTGGAGGACGGACTCGCCGAAGACGACTGGGAAGGGTGGACGGCCATGACCGCCCAGCTGGGTGATAGGGTTGAACTCGTGGGGGACGATCTCTACGTGACCTCGAAGGAGCGGCTGGCCGAGGGCATAAGGCGAAAGGCAACCAACGCCATACTCATCAAGGTGAATCAGGTGGGAAGTCTCACTGAAACACTCGAGACGGTCGAGACCGCCAAGAAAGCCGGCTACCGGTTCATGGTCTCGCACCGGTCCGGGGAGACAGAGGACACGACCATATCTGACCTGGCTGTGGCTTTGGGTGGAGGCCAGCTGAAGACAGGCGCCCCATCCAGGACCGAAAGGGTGGCCAAGTACAACAGGCTGCTCAGGATCGAAGAAGACCTTGGAAAGTCGGCCAGGTATGCAGGGCTCGACGCCTTCAAGGGGTGA
- the gap gene encoding type I glyceraldehyde-3-phosphate dehydrogenase, translated as MAVRIGINGFGSIGKRFYRIAKSRPGLDVVAVNDITDAKTLAHLLKYDSNYGTLPAKVTASESSIFVDGKEVKVFAQKDPATIPWKDMGVDVVIESTGRFVDKDKAQAHITPAGTKKVIISAPAKNEDITIVMGVNEGKYDPKSHHVISNASCTTNCLAPVAKVVHDNFGIKKGLMTTVHAYTNDQQVLDLPHKDLRRARAAALSVIPTTTGAAKAVALVLPELKGKLNGFALRVPVPVVSIVDLVAQVSREVTVEEVNEAMKAAAAGPMKGILDVSYEELVSSDYKGTTFSSIVDAPSTMVIGGDMVKVVAWYDNEWGYCQRLVDLVEYVASKGL; from the coding sequence ATGGCAGTAAGGATTGGAATCAACGGATTCGGCAGCATTGGCAAGCGCTTCTACAGGATCGCGAAGAGCCGGCCCGGGCTCGACGTCGTGGCCGTCAACGACATCACGGATGCGAAGACCCTGGCCCACCTCCTGAAATACGACTCAAACTATGGGACCCTTCCGGCGAAGGTGACCGCTTCCGAGAGCTCGATCTTCGTCGACGGCAAAGAGGTCAAGGTTTTCGCCCAGAAAGATCCGGCGACCATTCCGTGGAAGGACATGGGCGTGGACGTCGTTATCGAGTCCACCGGCAGGTTTGTTGACAAGGACAAAGCCCAGGCGCACATCACACCCGCTGGGACGAAGAAGGTCATAATCTCCGCGCCGGCCAAGAACGAGGACATAACCATCGTCATGGGCGTCAACGAGGGCAAATACGACCCGAAGTCCCACCACGTAATCTCCAATGCCTCTTGCACCACGAACTGCCTCGCGCCCGTTGCAAAGGTGGTCCACGACAACTTCGGCATCAAGAAGGGACTCATGACCACGGTTCACGCTTACACCAACGACCAGCAGGTACTCGATCTGCCGCACAAGGACCTCCGGCGCGCGAGGGCGGCCGCACTGTCGGTCATACCCACCACGACCGGGGCCGCGAAGGCGGTCGCGCTGGTGTTGCCGGAATTGAAGGGCAAGCTCAACGGGTTCGCGCTCAGGGTGCCGGTGCCCGTGGTGTCGATCGTCGACCTTGTCGCTCAGGTCTCGCGCGAGGTCACGGTCGAAGAGGTCAACGAGGCGATGAAGGCCGCCGCGGCAGGGCCGATGAAGGGGATCCTCGACGTGTCGTACGAGGAGCTCGTGTCCAGCGACTACAAGGGCACGACGTTCTCGTCGATTGTGGACGCCCCCTCCACTATGGTGATCGGTGGGGACATGGTCAAGGTCGTGGCCTGGTACGACAACGAGTGGGGCTACTGCCAGAGGCTCGTCGACCTCGTCGAGTACGTCGCCTCCAAGGGGCTGTAA
- a CDS encoding sodium-translocating pyrophosphatase, whose protein sequence is MGDNLTIFAPVGSVVALLFAGYLAYSVLQFSEGTDEMKSIAAAVREGAGAYLRRQYKGVGVFFAVMFLILLGLSLAGYLVIFVPFAFLTGGFFSGLAGFIGMSIATRSSARTANAAMEGLNRGLRVAFSAGAVMGLTVVGLGLLDLSFWFYFLNWYYRNLDAAARIQNVTSAMLTFGMGASSYALFARVGGGIFTKAADVGADLVGKVEAGIPEDDPRNAAVIADNVGDNVGDVAGMGADLYESYVGSVVATAALAVAAGFGVRGVTVPLIMAAVGVLASIIGTFFVRSGEEAEQTVLLAALRRGVYTSSVIIAVVSFFLVRGLLGIENTGVYWAVLAGLVAGNLIGVSTEVFTSAGYGPTRGVANTAVTGPATVIIGGLSVGMMSTVAPVVVVSIAVLASFYLAGGLGNFNQGLYGVGISAVGMLSTLGITLATDAYGPVADNAGGIAEMAHLPPHVRERTDALDSLGNTTAATGKGFAIGSAALTALALIAAYRDQIEIIVRNRGLKFAMDLSVLNPRLLVGLFIGGVLPFVFSAFAMNAVGRAAQQIVVEVRRQFKEIPGLMEGKAKADYARCVDICTRAAQKEMVAPALIAIIVPVLIGLLFNVEAVAGLLAGATVSGFVLAIMMANAGGAWDNAKKYIEAGNLGGKGSAAHKAAVVGDTVGDPFKDTAGPSLNILIKLLSMVSVVFASFVLQNALIR, encoded by the coding sequence ATGGGTGACAATCTCACGATTTTCGCCCCTGTAGGCTCGGTGGTGGCGCTCCTTTTCGCGGGCTACCTGGCGTACTCAGTCCTGCAGTTCAGCGAGGGGACCGACGAAATGAAGAGTATCGCCGCCGCTGTGCGCGAGGGAGCGGGGGCGTACCTGCGCAGGCAGTACAAGGGCGTCGGCGTTTTCTTTGCCGTCATGTTCTTAATTCTTCTCGGGCTTTCCCTGGCGGGGTACCTCGTCATTTTCGTCCCGTTCGCGTTCCTTACAGGGGGTTTTTTCTCGGGTCTTGCGGGATTCATCGGGATGAGCATCGCCACCAGGTCGAGCGCGAGGACCGCGAACGCCGCCATGGAGGGGCTGAACAGGGGCCTCCGGGTGGCTTTCTCCGCGGGCGCGGTCATGGGCCTCACCGTCGTGGGCCTCGGGCTGCTCGACCTCAGCTTCTGGTTCTACTTCCTCAACTGGTACTACCGGAATCTTGACGCTGCTGCGAGGATCCAGAACGTTACGAGCGCGATGCTGACGTTCGGCATGGGCGCGAGTTCGTACGCGCTATTTGCCAGGGTGGGCGGCGGTATATTCACAAAAGCTGCGGACGTAGGAGCCGACCTCGTTGGCAAGGTCGAAGCCGGCATCCCCGAGGATGACCCCCGCAACGCGGCCGTCATAGCGGACAACGTCGGCGACAACGTCGGCGATGTCGCGGGCATGGGCGCCGACCTGTACGAGTCGTACGTGGGGTCGGTTGTCGCAACCGCGGCGCTGGCCGTGGCGGCGGGGTTTGGTGTACGCGGCGTGACCGTGCCGCTCATAATGGCGGCCGTTGGCGTACTCGCCTCGATCATCGGCACGTTTTTCGTGAGGTCCGGCGAGGAAGCCGAGCAGACGGTTCTGCTCGCTGCCTTGCGGCGCGGCGTCTACACTTCGAGCGTCATCATCGCGGTTGTCTCGTTCTTCCTGGTCAGGGGCTTGCTCGGCATCGAAAACACCGGCGTGTACTGGGCGGTTCTCGCCGGTCTCGTGGCGGGAAACCTGATCGGCGTATCGACGGAGGTATTCACTTCGGCCGGGTACGGCCCGACGCGAGGTGTCGCAAACACGGCCGTGACCGGTCCCGCGACAGTCATAATCGGCGGGCTTTCTGTCGGCATGATGTCGACCGTGGCGCCGGTAGTCGTCGTCAGCATCGCGGTGCTGGCGAGCTTCTACCTCGCCGGCGGACTCGGCAACTTCAACCAGGGGCTGTACGGGGTCGGGATCTCGGCTGTCGGCATGTTGTCCACGCTGGGCATTACCCTGGCCACCGATGCCTATGGCCCCGTCGCCGACAACGCCGGGGGCATCGCGGAGATGGCTCACCTGCCTCCCCACGTGAGGGAGCGCACGGACGCGCTCGATTCCCTCGGCAATACGACCGCCGCGACCGGCAAGGGCTTCGCGATCGGTTCTGCGGCGCTCACCGCGCTGGCGCTGATTGCAGCGTACAGGGATCAGATAGAGATAATCGTCAGGAACCGGGGTTTGAAGTTCGCTATGGACCTGTCGGTCTTGAACCCCAGGCTCCTTGTGGGGTTGTTCATCGGCGGCGTGCTGCCGTTCGTGTTCAGCGCGTTCGCCATGAACGCCGTCGGCCGCGCGGCGCAGCAGATAGTCGTCGAGGTGCGGCGCCAGTTCAAGGAGATCCCGGGCCTCATGGAAGGCAAAGCCAAGGCGGACTACGCGCGGTGCGTCGACATTTGCACGAGGGCCGCGCAGAAAGAGATGGTGGCGCCGGCGCTCATCGCCATCATCGTTCCCGTGTTGATCGGCCTTCTGTTCAATGTTGAGGCGGTAGCCGGGCTCCTAGCGGGCGCCACGGTGTCCGGTTTCGTGCTCGCCATCATGATGGCCAACGCCGGTGGGGCATGGGATAACGCCAAGAAGTATATTGAGGCAGGTAACCTGGGAGGTAAGGGTTCGGCTGCGCACAAGGCGGCCGTCGTGGGCGATACGGTGGGCGACCCATTCAAGGATACCGCTGGACCGTCGCTGAACATCCTCATCAAGCTGCTGTCGATGGTTTCAGTGGTGTTCGCCTCCTTCGTGCTGCAGAACGCGCTCATCCGGTAG
- a CDS encoding glycerol-3-phosphate responsive antiterminator, whose protein sequence is MGLIQMLKGNPVIAAVREPESIDYAVSRNIGAIFLLCGEICDLKKVVGKCKAAGKPVFIHLELVSGLSGDHAGMRYLTREVGPDGVITTKTQQIALAAKEGLVTIQRLFMLDSLAVKTGIASARSARPGAVEVLPAVVPRAISTVVSKVDCPVIAGGLIESLADIKSALAAGAVAVSLSKHELWDASILQYRRRCNQL, encoded by the coding sequence ATGGGCCTCATACAGATGCTGAAGGGCAACCCGGTTATAGCCGCAGTTCGAGAGCCGGAATCGATCGACTACGCCGTTTCGCGGAACATCGGAGCCATTTTCCTGCTGTGCGGGGAGATCTGCGATCTGAAGAAGGTTGTGGGGAAGTGCAAGGCCGCGGGCAAACCTGTCTTCATCCACCTTGAACTCGTCTCCGGACTGTCGGGCGACCACGCCGGCATGCGGTACCTCACTCGCGAAGTGGGCCCCGACGGCGTGATCACGACAAAGACACAACAGATCGCACTGGCGGCGAAGGAGGGCCTGGTAACAATACAGCGCCTGTTCATGCTCGATTCGTTGGCGGTCAAGACCGGTATAGCCTCGGCCAGGTCCGCGCGGCCGGGTGCGGTAGAGGTCCTGCCCGCGGTCGTTCCGAGAGCTATCTCCACGGTTGTGTCCAAGGTGGATTGCCCGGTGATTGCGGGCGGCCTCATCGAGTCGCTCGCGGATATCAAGTCGGCTCTGGCTGCCGGGGCTGTGGCTGTTTCGCTAAGTAAACACGAATTGTGGGACGCATCGATACTTCAATACCGCAGGCGCTGCAACCAACTGTGA
- a CDS encoding phosphoglycerate kinase, protein MKKKTIRDIEVGGRRVFVRVDFNVPVDSQGNITDDTRIRAAIPTIEYLADRRARVILASHFGRPKGKPEDAYRLNRIAERLSALLGRPVRKMDDCVGDEVRLAVTSMNDGDVVLLENVRFHPGEEKNDESFAKALASLAEVYVNDAFGAAHRAHASTAGVAKFLPAVAGFLMEKEVEALSRVLESPARPFVAVLGGAKVSDKIGVLENLTGKADALILGGGMANTFLRSRGYSMGKSLVEEDKLGVAASVIEKASRSGTEVMLPTDFIVAEKMEAGAATRTVVADAVPDGWMALDIGPKSAAAFAEAIKGARTVFWNGPMGVFEIEQFSKGTVAVANAIAGSGAMSVVGGGDSVAAVEKAGVAEKMGHISTGGGASLEFVEGRELPGVASLMDA, encoded by the coding sequence GTGAAGAAGAAGACGATAAGGGACATTGAAGTCGGCGGCAGGCGAGTATTCGTCAGGGTCGACTTCAACGTGCCCGTTGACTCGCAGGGCAACATAACCGACGATACGAGGATCCGCGCGGCGATACCGACCATCGAGTACCTGGCGGACCGGCGCGCGCGGGTCATACTGGCTTCCCACTTCGGCAGGCCTAAGGGCAAGCCCGAGGATGCTTACAGGCTCAACAGGATCGCGGAGAGGCTGTCGGCGTTGCTGGGCAGGCCCGTACGGAAGATGGACGACTGCGTCGGGGACGAGGTGCGGCTGGCCGTCACCTCGATGAACGACGGAGACGTGGTGCTACTGGAGAACGTCAGGTTCCACCCCGGCGAGGAGAAGAATGACGAGTCGTTTGCGAAGGCACTGGCCTCGCTCGCCGAGGTGTACGTGAACGACGCGTTCGGAGCGGCGCACAGGGCGCACGCTTCAACGGCGGGCGTGGCGAAGTTCCTGCCGGCGGTGGCCGGTTTCCTGATGGAGAAGGAAGTCGAGGCGCTTTCCAGGGTGCTTGAGTCGCCCGCGCGGCCGTTCGTGGCCGTGCTCGGCGGCGCCAAGGTATCCGACAAGATCGGTGTGCTCGAGAACCTCACCGGCAAGGCTGACGCGCTCATCCTGGGCGGCGGCATGGCCAACACCTTCCTCCGGTCCAGGGGCTACTCCATGGGCAAGTCGCTGGTGGAGGAGGACAAGCTCGGCGTGGCCGCGTCGGTGATCGAGAAGGCGTCGCGAAGCGGCACAGAGGTGATGTTGCCCACCGACTTCATTGTGGCCGAAAAGATGGAGGCTGGCGCCGCCACCAGGACGGTTGTGGCGGACGCAGTGCCCGATGGCTGGATGGCGCTCGACATAGGACCCAAATCGGCCGCGGCCTTCGCGGAGGCCATCAAGGGCGCGCGCACCGTGTTCTGGAACGGTCCGATGGGTGTGTTCGAGATAGAGCAATTCTCCAAGGGCACGGTCGCGGTGGCGAATGCGATAGCCGGGTCCGGCGCGATGAGCGTCGTCGGCGGCGGCGATTCGGTCGCGGCCGTTGAAAAAGCGGGCGTGGCTGAGAAGATGGGACACATCTCCACGGGCGGCGGGGCTTCGCTCGAGTTCGTCGAGGGACGGGAGCTACCCGGGGTGGCGTCCTTGATGGATGCGTGA
- a CDS encoding DUF1667 domain-containing protein, producing METREFSCIVCPNGCRITVQSMPESAPLVSGAECPKGITYVLEELANPLRVLTSTVRVTRGPVKVLPVRTASAIPKRSIGECMRVIRTVVVSPPVKCGDVLVEGLASTGVPLVATWSVPES from the coding sequence GTGGAAACTAGGGAGTTCAGCTGCATTGTATGCCCGAACGGTTGCCGCATAACGGTGCAGTCCATGCCCGAAAGCGCACCGCTTGTAAGTGGAGCCGAGTGTCCCAAAGGGATCACCTATGTCCTTGAAGAATTGGCAAATCCGTTAAGGGTTCTAACGTCGACTGTGAGAGTGACGAGGGGCCCGGTTAAGGTGCTACCGGTACGCACGGCTTCAGCTATTCCAAAACGCAGTATCGGCGAGTGTATGCGAGTCATCAGGACGGTTGTGGTGTCGCCCCCAGTGAAGTGCGGGGATGTCCTGGTCGAGGGCCTCGCTTCCACGGGCGTCCCCCTTGTTGCCACGTGGAGTGTTCCGGAATCTTAA
- a CDS encoding triose-phosphate isomerase — protein sequence MRTPIMAANWKMNKTAGEAAAFVREFLAREAARRGIESGVEVVICPPFTAIQAVLQAVAEVTGGAARPRVALGAQDLYWEKSGAFTGEVSAAMLLDAGCSHVIAGHSERRRLFGETDDHAGRKVVAAAAAGLIPILCVGETGDERDSGLTSEVVVRQVRSVLEGLAPIHASRLVIAYEPVWAIGTGRPATPADAREAAALIRSVVAGIHGASVADQVRVQYGGSVSPDNISGFMAEDGVDGALVGGASLDPASFAGIVDYKSRY from the coding sequence ATGAGGACGCCCATAATGGCTGCAAACTGGAAGATGAACAAGACCGCGGGCGAGGCCGCCGCGTTTGTACGCGAGTTCCTCGCGAGGGAGGCGGCGCGTCGCGGTATCGAGAGCGGGGTTGAGGTCGTGATTTGCCCGCCGTTCACGGCGATCCAAGCGGTGCTGCAGGCTGTAGCCGAGGTCACGGGTGGTGCGGCCAGGCCCCGCGTGGCCCTGGGGGCGCAGGACCTTTACTGGGAGAAGAGCGGTGCCTTCACCGGCGAGGTCTCGGCGGCCATGCTGCTTGACGCCGGATGCTCCCACGTCATCGCAGGTCACTCCGAACGGCGGCGGCTCTTTGGCGAGACGGACGATCATGCCGGACGAAAGGTGGTGGCTGCGGCCGCAGCGGGCCTCATCCCCATCCTGTGCGTCGGGGAGACCGGGGACGAGCGCGACAGCGGGCTGACCTCCGAAGTCGTCGTGCGGCAGGTACGGTCGGTCCTGGAAGGCCTCGCGCCCATTCACGCATCACGCCTGGTGATCGCGTACGAGCCGGTGTGGGCGATCGGTACCGGGCGCCCCGCCACTCCGGCCGACGCCCGCGAGGCTGCAGCCCTGATCCGTTCCGTCGTTGCCGGCATTCACGGCGCCTCGGTGGCCGATCAGGTCCGCGTGCAGTACGGCGGGTCCGTTTCACCCGACAACATATCCGGATTCATGGCGGAGGACGGCGTGGATGGTGCCCTGGTAGGCGGGGCGAGCCTCGACCCCGCGTCGTTCGCCGGCATCGTGGACTACAAGTCGCGCTACTAA
- a CDS encoding 2,3-bisphosphoglycerate-independent phosphoglycerate mutase, which produces MDHGTKRPRPLCLTIVDGWGLCEAGPGNACSVALTPVLSGLLRDYPSCRLRADGEAVGLESGQMGDSNVGHLNIGAGRIVYQDLARINRSVATGDIYRNEALLKAVSHVKRTGGRLHLMGLLSDGGVHSHINHLIAVLKLSKSEGVADVAVHCFMDGRDTSPTSGKGFIEHIESSIRESGVGSIATVMGRYYAMDRDKRWDRTKQAFDAIVSGEGHEVDSALNWIEESYAGGQTDEFILPGVIRGYQGILPGDAVIFFNFRADRARQISHALLDEAFEPFDRGGYMPVPVVGMAQYEEGLDMPVAFPPQYLKNTLGEVLSRKGLRQLRIAETEKYAHVTFFFNGMEEKPFEGEDRILIPSPRVATYDLKPEMSAPEVTGTVIGEVRSGKYDVIILNFANLDMVGHTGIMEAAVKAVETVDRCAGMVVDEVLKAGGATLICADHGNAEKMLECGGGPCTAHTSNPVPFILVDPSRRGARLRDGILADIAPTMLNMLGIEQPVEMDGKSLIVR; this is translated from the coding sequence ATGGATCACGGCACAAAGCGGCCTCGCCCGCTTTGCCTCACGATAGTCGACGGCTGGGGTCTCTGCGAGGCGGGCCCCGGGAACGCATGCTCCGTGGCACTAACCCCCGTTCTCTCGGGCCTCCTCCGGGATTACCCGAGCTGCAGGCTGAGGGCTGACGGCGAGGCCGTGGGCCTTGAGTCCGGGCAGATGGGCGATTCCAACGTGGGCCACCTCAACATCGGGGCCGGCAGGATTGTGTACCAGGACCTGGCGCGGATCAACCGCTCGGTCGCCACGGGGGACATATACCGCAATGAGGCCTTGCTGAAAGCGGTATCCCACGTCAAGCGGACGGGCGGCCGGCTCCACTTGATGGGGCTTCTTTCCGACGGGGGCGTGCACAGCCACATCAACCACCTGATTGCCGTGCTGAAACTCTCGAAGAGCGAGGGTGTCGCGGACGTCGCTGTCCACTGCTTCATGGACGGGCGCGACACGTCGCCCACGTCCGGCAAGGGCTTCATCGAACACATCGAGTCCAGCATCCGCGAGAGCGGTGTGGGTTCCATCGCGACGGTCATGGGCAGGTACTACGCGATGGACCGCGACAAGAGGTGGGACCGCACGAAACAGGCGTTTGACGCCATCGTTTCCGGTGAAGGTCACGAAGTCGACTCAGCCTTGAATTGGATTGAGGAATCGTATGCCGGCGGCCAAACCGACGAGTTCATACTTCCGGGGGTGATCCGGGGCTACCAGGGCATCCTGCCCGGCGATGCGGTGATATTCTTCAATTTCCGCGCGGACCGCGCGAGGCAGATCTCGCACGCCCTCCTCGACGAGGCGTTCGAGCCGTTCGACCGCGGGGGCTACATGCCGGTGCCGGTCGTGGGAATGGCCCAGTACGAGGAAGGCCTGGACATGCCCGTGGCATTCCCGCCGCAATACCTCAAGAACACGCTGGGTGAGGTGTTGAGCCGCAAGGGCCTGCGCCAGCTGCGGATAGCCGAGACCGAGAAATACGCTCACGTCACGTTCTTCTTTAACGGAATGGAGGAGAAACCGTTCGAGGGCGAGGACAGGATCCTCATCCCGTCGCCCAGGGTCGCCACCTACGACCTGAAGCCCGAGATGAGCGCGCCGGAGGTCACCGGCACGGTGATCGGAGAGGTGCGGTCCGGCAAGTACGACGTGATAATCCTCAATTTTGCCAATCTCGACATGGTCGGCCACACGGGGATCATGGAGGCGGCCGTAAAGGCGGTGGAAACCGTCGATCGCTGCGCGGGTATGGTTGTAGACGAAGTGCTGAAGGCCGGCGGGGCCACCTTGATCTGCGCCGACCACGGCAACGCCGAAAAGATGCTGGAGTGCGGCGGCGGACCGTGTACCGCGCATACCTCGAACCCCGTGCCGTTCATACTGGTCGACCCGTCGAGGCGGGGCGCCCGGCTAAGGGATGGCATACTCGCGGACATCGCGCCCACGATGCTGAACATGCTCGGTATCGAGCAACCGGTCGAGATGGACGGGAAATCCCTGATCGTGAGATGA